CCGAGTCAAGCTCATTGATGAAGTTTGAGATCCGGAGTGGTCGGTTGTAGTCTCCCGCTGTGACGCTGTTCACGGCTAACCTGGACTGGAGGAAGACACATACcggcaataaaaaaacaatgcaaCAACATTCCAGATTCCTCTATTTGTCCAGAAATAAAGTATGACGTATGGAATATTTATTTGACTAACTTAAAATGAACCCTGCTCTTAACATCTAAGACCATCAAAAAGTTTGTTTCCTACAAAATATGTTAAGATGTTGTCAAAGGATTCTGATCAGTTTTGAAAAGGGTGGATCTTGGATCACAAAAGTTACTCCTGATCACATTTTACCTTTCTTCAACTATGTGAGACAGGGTTTTCTTTAGCATTTCATGTGTAGTTAAAATAAGAATTGGTCAATcacaaacactaaaaaaagaaaaacaccaaacaaTGTGTAAATGGACCCACATAACattatatcttcttcttcataaCTAGGAGAATAAAATGTCTTCCTGAAGCACGAATATGAGTCACCGTCACCAGCATGACagtataataaaacaaaaatatttggcCTCTTCAATGTGGGAAAAGTTTTTCAAGTCATTGATTAATCTTAATGTTAAGAGCCTCCAACCAAAGATATGCACCCAGCAGACGTTGTCCTCCATTAGTTCATGAAGTTTTCCCAGTTAAAACCAGACTAGACATTGGTCTCTGACCCCTGCATGGACTGGTACCACTCcttgggtcagtcggtaccagTCTTTGGGTCATTTAGTACaggtccacacagaaagaacccagaacttccattatttctgttttatttctgatctgattcttaaagatgttttgttttaaatgagtagATGCTCTCCTTCACATCTATTAGTAACTCTTGACGCTTGTCAAgatgcctcggtcacatgactaccttcttaaaggggctgctcctgccgctaacacagaatacattaccgctaaccTGAAACTCCCAACCTGGCAGAACCAAGAAAAAACAATGGTGTgatgttacgaggacgctgctaataaagctACAAGATACAAACTGGACTCATGTTTATTATAAGATTTagaagaaaacagtttttgcTTTGgtcgtattttattttgttggattttttcACCAAACCTTAAAGGGACGGTTGGTGGAAACATTGTCTGACGTCCATGGAGATTAAACGGTTGGGGAGCACTAGTGTAGAACACAGAAGCTACAGGGAGGAGTTATCGCCTACAAAGCAATATGCTCTTGGTGTTGTGACAAACTTGATGATACACCGTGACATGTTTGTGCATTCACAACGTTCTTGGATTTGTCATGGGGACTAAGTCTTCTGATGCCCTGCATGCTTAGAGAAGCATAATCAGGTCAGGTCaatgttttcctgcatttgTCTGGGCAGCATTCAGAAGGTCATTTTGGCCTTCAGTCACTAATATTCTATATCTTTTGGTGTGATGGAGAAATAATCAAAGTTCCTGACTGACAAATGTGTTCAAATTATTTCAGGACATTCAGCGGGACACCGAGAGGCGGTGCCGGTGTTCTGCAGCCATCGTCAACTCACCAGTTCACTAGCCATGATAAGGACCCCTGCCAGGTAGTCCTCTACATCCAGGTGAAAGCCTTTCTCACGCACCACCTCAACTGTAGGATGAAGACCACACAAAATGAAGAATGATGCATTTTCCAGTACATTACACACTTTGCCAacatttctgcttttgtttgcaAGACTATACTCAAGTTTCAAAGATTCAAAGCAATCTGAGCCCACGCTAAAGATAGTTGTCTGAAGAGGGCCCAAAGACTCCATAGGACAAATGCATCAGGAAATTACTTCCTCCATTCATCTGGTAAGGGTATTGgtatagtgtatatatactcAGCATCAGGAGGGCTTTGACTTAAACGCTGGCTGGAAATCTAAAAACTGTAGGGCTCTGCGACTTATCTTGGTTGTTTTATGtgtgatgttggtgatgataaAACGTGTGGCTTGCCATAAATATCTCCCCACAAagtttaaagaaacaaaacaaaatggaaaggggaaattttaaaataaaaaaagcataactACATAATGATGTTGACACAGTTGTGTTGTTGGTGCAACCGTGGCCTGACCATGATTGTGGCCTGACCATGATGACTGCATGAAGAATCAGATGATGCTAAAGCTAGGAGGAGAGGACCTGCTATCCACATGTGGTATGAAACACCAACAGGTACCTACTGCCAAGTATCTGAGTCACTTCCTCCCGAGTCACCAGAGTTTCACTTTCCAGATAAACGACAAAGGCCGATAAGAAAGCCAAGCGCTGCAGGACGAATCGCCAGTGTTCATGGAACCTAAAGAGGGACCACACATATCAGAAGAAGACAGGGATCTTAATTCAATCTCAGTCCATCACTCAGCAGTAAGGTCCAATCCCAGAATCTGCTCAGAACCCACCAGACCACACTGCACCAACACTCTGTCCTGCAACCTCCGTGCAGGTTAGCATGTTTCCATAAGAGATGAAGGATAGTGATCATCTGGTCCTTTTGTTCTCCGTGGACGGTTTAAAGTCACAGCGGTGGATAAAcccaacaaattaaaatacaacagtttttatgtaaataataacCATGAAGGTAATGTGTATTGACTTTATTAGAATATATAAAGTGGCTATAAAGTCTGCACACCCCTGTTCAAATGCTAGGTTTTCGTGAAGTAAAAActcaatgaagaaaaatgatttcacaactttttccacctttaatgTGAAAGGTCAGAtccttttttttcatccacGGCCACTGGCTCCCCTTCTCAGCAGCCTTAAGACAGGTCCTTGACTGCCTGCTTGTGGACCTTCCCTCGCACTCCCATCACCCAGAGTAGCCTTTGGCTACAAAACCTCTGCAGCCTACCTCCACTGGGCGTACCATTGCTTTCCAGCCTTGTTGTGCATCCGCAGCAAGGTCAGCATACCTCAGCTTCTTTTCCTCAGAGGCCTCCTCCACTGCACCCTCCCAGAGTACTGTGAGCTCTATGATGTAGACGAGCTCGAGCGAGGGTGACCACAGAACAAGGTCCTGACGCAGGTTGGAGGATGCTATCTCAGGTGGGAAGCAGAGTTTTTTGTCAAGGTCTGCCAGCAGCTCCCAGTCTGATGCTCTGCCCAGCTGTCCAGCAGAAGAACTCGATGTTCTTCTGGAGCTTTCCTAGCAGCCGTACTGTGCAAGCCTTGGTCGTGGTCAATGTTGTGAGTTCATCCATATAGGCCCTTACTGGCAGCAGCCTCAGGCCAGATCTTATTTGCTGTCCACTAACCACCCATCGAGAGGCCCGTATGATGAACTCCATGGCTAGGGTGAAGGCCAGCGAAGAGATCGTGCAGTCGGCCATGATTCCCAATTCCAGATGTTGCCACGCCCTGGTGTACTCTGATGTTGTCACACAGAGCTGGATGTCTTGGACGTAGGCTTTGACAAGGATTGTAATGGCTGGCAGGACTCTGAAGTAATCAAAGGCTGTCCACAGGAGGTTGTGAGGGAATGAGCCAAAGGCATTTGCGAGGTCCAGGAACACCAAGTGGAGATCTTTTCCCTCCTTCTTAGCGACCTTGATCTAAAGCCAGATGACACTAGCATGTTCCCACACAACCTGAGAAGCCTCGATTGACCTGTCAATCATGTTGTTTCTTTGCAGGTATACTGCCAGCCTATGAGCAACCACACTGAAGAAGATTTTTCCTTCAACATTTAAAAGGCTGATCTGACGGATCTCAGAAGCATCCTTTTTATTGGAGATAAGCATCCCTCCAGCTCTCCGCCATGACGTTGGCATCTCCTTTTGCCACACAATCTTGATCAGCTTTCAAAGGAATCGTAGGACATCTGATGCATTTTTGTAGAGCCTGTATGAGACTTCGTTGGCACCTGGAGCTACTGTTAcatagcacacgcacacacacacgtgcactctgtctctctctcacacagtcacacacacacatgcacaaacaggcacacacaaacacacgcacagacacctTAACATTCTGcctcccagaattctgcaactactaaAATTCTCATAGACAGTGATTTTGTCTGCTTAAacaatatttgtatataatttggattatcattgaaaataCCTAAGAATAAAATAGCGTAATAGATAAAAAGaaatcaggacactaaattaaaactataatgattgaatgttttaattgacacaacataagttgtctgcaattacacatccaaactgaaactgtgaaataaaaacaaatgtatctctgtgaaattaaaacaattgtgtcctgcttcaaaatagattggtgtcatcacgagaccttaacaataaaaattattaactacagtggtacctctacttacgaaattaattggttccggaagaaattacgtaaatggaaaatttcataagtagagacgcgttttccatgcaaatgccctaatctgttccaaaccCACAAAAATTCGACCATAAATTTtagaaagcataaaaatgcatcaaaacatgtaacaaatacatgttacgattagattattacactataaatgagagttgtgcataacgtaaaaaacaaagaataaagaataaaaatgatggtcatttaccttttaacagctgtcctcattgttttttgccctctttggttcatgcgctcctatctcacgatgctgaaaagtagtgaattccagtcctccttttgaacttctccaaccacccacgcaatgccttaaactccttaaacttccttttgttttaataacgtggcgattagATATGCATTTCGgtcatattctttggcgagatcaaccaaacgcgtccctttcttatgcttttctattatctcttgctttgtttgtatggacaaaaaaacttctcttcatcttttcttttcctcttttctccgtcacttccttggggtccatagcaaatacgtcctcaaaaagttattatatttgcgcaaaactgcCAGACTACCCAACGGGTCGAGTTCCGAATGCCGAAGactgatctagctccacacagaggtggaggggcatccctcttagccaatgggatgccaggaagatacgtaataggtaatagccaatggcagagcagctatgagaatgttgcgttcaggaacctgtgggagattttaGTATCAGCCGATagtgtttttttacattacgtaagtcgaaatttctttcgtaagtagaggtaatattttcctgctgagaaatttcgtaagtggaaaatttcgtaagtagagacattcgtaagtagaggtatcactgtattatgAAAATTCAATAATACTGTGATgactgccagccagctggagacactgctgttacaactgttctgagttcataaaaacttgttctgtaaatagttctacTCAAAAACATTGACTAGATTTTGATGCTGTTCtgtaaaaagttttaaatatagcaacttttgatcaatccatatcaatttgacttaaaatattatagCGATTTAAGCCCagcccatttccggtcaaaccactcccacttccggtttaagccccgcccattcagAGTACAGCtatggatacagataatttagatcagtggtccccaacccccaggcCGCGGACCAGTACCGGACCGTGGGTCATtcggtaccgggccgcacagaaagaaaaaatgatttacattacttccgttttattcctttcggagtctgaaagatgttttattttgaagagtgatgtctgtgcggaatgacgcacaaaCGAATGCGTGGATCTGTCTCGCTTGACacgtctcggtcacgtgacaggttacccccAAATTAAGTGCCCACATTGGCGCCAGTGCTCTGGAGTACAGTAAAGgtagattatcctgagatcgcccaaaaagtatcgaaaacccagcatccatttccaacctcctgtctttgtgaagcgggatgttctgcagtgaccgtaaagaaaaccaaactgtggaGTAGACCAGACGTCCGggacacacttcaggtgtcattgaaatgatcagtatttctcctacttTGAATGCAGTTTGTAAATTTCAAAAttaacctcatcagtgcagtcacttcaatcgagattttaatataattatttcttacaattattttgtttagagatgttgattatcaatttatgaaaaaaaagtttgtttatagtctgcattttatataaaaccactgcagatgatttataattagactacagctgtcctggcgtcattaacaatTATTGAGCAATGAAAACCGCCcattgaaaatattgtcttagatgaaaccggtctgtggcgcaaaaaaggttggggaccgctgatttagatggttgaacagatacagatagtggtgtactcgctcatccctaccACTTACCTTCAGCCACTCCGAATGAAAGACTGTTGCCGCTCCAGGAACAGAAGTATGTAAGTGTGATGCATCTCTGTCAAACGTGAAGGGGTATCTGATCGATGCAGGTACGTAGGTCAAAAGTTGTGCTTTACACATTGTTCTAACGCAGGTAGACAGTCAACACTTTTtgtgtactgtagtttgttcccCTGTTCTTAAGTTGTGTTCTGTAAATGTGTTCTGTAATCTACACACGACTAGTGACATCCATCCCTAGAGAAAGACTTCAAGCCCCACCTCTCTAACGCAAATCAAAGTGAGTGGTGAGGGTTCAGAGAGGATCTGGGATTGGGTTGAACCCCACCTCACAAAGATGCCAGTAAATGCAATTaagtgaagagagaaaaaaaatattttgaacagaagattttaacattttttgacaCGCATTATactaaattcacacacacacacacacacacacacacacacacacacacacacacacacacacacactctgaagtCATTCATTTGTTACACAGTAACAGGTCTGCTAAAGTAACATACTGTTTAACAGTGACTCAGACCTTATAATAACGTGATGAAGGAATATAAAGTGTATTAGAAAAACTGCTTGGAAAGCACTGTTGCTTTCTGTTAAGCACTTTGAAATATCtccagatgtgattaagcgctatataaataaaagttgattgattcattgattaaCATATCAAGTCCTACCTGTAATACTGCTCCACAGGAAATTTTGTTTTGAGCTCAGCAATTTGTGTCCTGACAGAGCAGAATAACTCCCGGGCCTTTGCACATCTCACAGGAACTAATGAgagcaaacaaaaatacattacGACTGAAAAAAAGTCTGGTGTATAGAAGCAGACATTGGATAAAAATGGTGCGTTTGGTTAAGAACACTCACTTTCTTTGAATCCAGATGGTTGGTGGACACTCTGGACGACTGTTAGGATTTCTCTGGCATTCTGCTCCAAGACCTGGACTACCTTGCGGATGTCCTGCAGGAGTCCATCAATGCTGTTAGCTGTCATTCTTACTTTATTATAGGATTCAGATCAACTTCAAACAATCAACATTCACGATCACACTCACATCTGCTAGCAACTGGGGGCCAGTGGGAGCACAGCAGCGCAGTACCGACTAGCCTAGCCTACCCATCACCCTGGAGGGTCGTTGGGGCACCACAGACGACCcacggttttgttttgtttttttatatactgttttgatccccgaagggaaattaagaatgcacacccTAAccaatgattcaaacgcatgcatatattagtgtgtacaggcccctgtagcacacacacacatacacaaaagggcctgtaggcatgcaagggaggtagagtggcaggcagctccatcttggtgcgccttaaatgagcaatttgtaaaggggatggcatcttgctcaagggcgcctcggcagtgctccagaggtgagctgacacctcccactgtcagctcacctccgggtattttttgggccggagcgggaatcgaactgccgatcttgaaatcataggacgacccgctctaccgcctgctttaccactgagccactgccgtccATGTGGTCATCATGTGGTGTGTCTTGGACAACTGAACCTGACAGCGCCCTTCCCTCTCCAAGTTGGGCACAGGTACCAACCTGTACCATCAACTACACGGATCATGTGACTCAGGAGGCAGTGCCAGCACAATAATCAGGCGACAAATTGATGACAGTCGAGTCCACATATAAAAACAAGACATGGCATTAAACACAAATAGAAATTTCTGATTAAAATCTCCCTCCCCGACTCATAGCAACCGGCTGATGACCCCAGGTCACTTCATGCCTGCTCTCAGGTGTTCCATTGGTTCCTCAGCGTTTTGAGGCGcctctgctgtgtttcaggtgaACAGCATCCTGACACCGTCACACTCTTGAGTGGTGTGGAGGCAATGAGCGAAGGGCAATAAGGATGCACACAAAAcatgtgttttcctgttgtgCACTAATACTTGTTTCCACTGTGAATGGTACGGATGGATTGGTTATCAGCTGTCAGGCGGGGTGCACCCTAACCTTCATTAAGGACACGCCCAAGTAAGATGGAACCAGGTCTCTAGAATCTGCTGCTGCTACAGAAACACTTGTGACACACAAACTGCTGTCACAGTGGGAGTGAGGACAAACTTGTAAAACTGTCGGGACGGAGTTGCCCTTTTGGAAAATTTTTGGACACAACCAGAAGCGCCCGTTCCCGTGAGTCCACCGGTGGATTACCTCTGCAAATCCTGTGAGCTCAAACCTTTGTaattttggtgatttttttttgtattcctgGTTGGGGgcatgtagtttttttttgtggagtacatgctttcattgtttttctcacAACCGTGGAACAATCTTGAGGGTGCGGCCTCTCAGTGGCCACCTGGATTACGTGTGGACTGTGTGACGCCTGTTAGGGTGGATGGTTCAGAGACATTTAGAGCACTGCTACTTTGGGAACCCTGCTGTGGGAACCAGGGCATCATGTTCTTGAGTTGTTTTACGtgaatgtctaaaaatacagCGCCGAATGCACGGAACGCTGGAGGTGTGGtgtcatttattcattgttaTTCCCCATACCATCCTGTTAAAAGAACACAGCTTTCATTTCAAAAGAGAACCCGTGAGCGCAAGAAAAACACACTGGAAGTCGGTCCAGTTGACACAGCATGACCAGGACCACTGTCTGGAGACCAGTTCAGAAGGAACCATGGAACGTACTACTCCATTCACTTAGTAACCGCTTGTCAAGAAGAGctcaaaaaagtaaaacactGGACAGTTGGATGCGTGCATCCACATGTTTACTGTAGGTCACTTTAAGGTCACCTGTAAAGGTCAAAGGGCATTTTGGGGTCATCCTGAAAGTTACTTGAAAGCAAATGTCCCCATCATTTTGTgaggtgtgcgtgtgtatatgtAACTATGCTGCATATagttacatatactgtatatgcatatatactgtattgttt
This window of the Antennarius striatus isolate MH-2024 chromosome 12, ASM4005453v1, whole genome shotgun sequence genome carries:
- the tsn gene encoding translin gives rise to the protein MSVTEMFAHIQGFLSADQDVREDIRKVVQVLEQNAREILTVVQSVHQPSGFKEIPVRCAKARELFCSVRTQIAELKTKFPVEQYYRFHEHWRFVLQRLAFLSAFVVYLESETLVTREEVTQILGIEVVREKGFHLDVEDYLAGVLIMASELSRLAVNSVTAGDYNRPLRISNFINELDSGFRLLNLKNDPLRKRYDGLKYDVKKIEEVVYDLSIRGLAKEPESVLDK